The DNA segment ACCTTCGAGCCGCATCACAGCGTCGAACACGGCGCGCGGCAGGATGACGGGATTGCCACGTTTGCCGCGCGATACCGCACGGACGATCGCCTGACCGTTCGCCTTCCGGAAGGCCGCAATCAGCGTCTTCAGGTCGTCGCTGGTGACACCCGGCATGTCGGCCAGCATGACCAATGCGCCATCGGCGCGTTGCGCGAACGGCGCGCTGATGCCGGCGACCAGCGAGCTTGCCATGCCGGACGCATAGTCTGGATTGTGCACGCGCTCGATCGCCAGACCGGCGAGCGCCTGCTCGATCTCCTCGCGGCGATGGCCGGTAACGACGATGACAGCGGAAGCCCCGCTTGCCATAGCCGTCGCAGCCGAGCGTCGCACCAGGGGGATGCCATCGAACTCCGCCAACAGCTTGTGCGGCCCGCCCTCGCCCATGCGGCGTGCTTTGCCGGCCGCAAGAAGCACAACAGCAACAGAGATCTGAGCCTCCGGCTTGACGGCGATATCACGTGGTCTTGGCCGCGATTGGATTTCCATGAGAAGTCCCCCGACGCCCATGCCGCTGATCTCATGCGGCGTCGGCTTTTCGCCGGCAAGGATACGATCCAGCACCCAGTCGAAACCATTCTCTTTCGGGCTGCGAGCGCAGCCGGGCGCGCCCACGATATAGACATCGCCGATCCGGCCGAGCACCAGCAGATTGCCGGGATCGACTGGCATGCCGACCTGGATCACCTGGCCTTCCGCAAGCCGGATTGCCTCAGGAATGACGTCGCCGGCATCGATGACAGCCGACGCACCAAAGACGATGACGAGTTTTGGCGATTGATCCTCTGCCCGCAGTGCCTTGCCGATCGCTTCCGCGACCGCAGGCGCACGATGCGCCACGCGCTCTTCCCGCTCCAAAGTGCTGCCGGCAAGCTGAAGCCGCTGCGCAAGGATGCGCGCCGTCTTGTCCATCACGGAGGTCTTCAGCGACGGCAATTCGGTCGCGATCAGCGACACCGCATGCGGCTGGAATGGCTTGACCTCGAAGACCGTCGTCTGCCGCAGGATGTCGATGCCCGCAGCAACCTTCTCACCTGAAACTGCCAGCGGAATGATCTTGAAGGTCGCTACCATATCGCCGCGACGCACCGGCACATGATCGGCAAGACAGGCAAGCGTGATGGCCGGATCGACGCGATTCAGCCGGTCTACGGCGGCGCGGTTTGCGACGAACAGGCCATCGACCGCGCTGTGGACATTGACGCGCCCCGTAGCCGCTTCGGAAAACGTCAGATGATCCGGGGCAATCGCCCGCGCCAATTGCGCCGCGGCCTCATCCTCCATGAGATCGTCAGGCGCGATTCTGGCGGCGGTGACATGGGAGATATTGGCAGCGATGAGACGGTCGAGATCGGCGCGGTCAAGGACATGGCCCTTGGCGAGACTGCCGTCTGGCAATCGGATGGAATGCGCAAGCACGGCGCCTTCGGCTTCCGCTGTCGCAAAATCACCGAATATCATCGCCTGTCACCCTTCGGTGATGAGACGTCACGGCCGCGCAGCGCGGCGATGATCTCGGCCAAGATGGCAACGGCGATTTCCGCCGGGCTCGATGCGCCGATGGGAAGGCCGATTGGGGCATGAATTCGGGCAAGATCGGCGTCCGTCAGCCCCTCATGCTTCAATCGTTCCACGCGGCTCGCATGCGTCTTGCGACTGCCGAGCGCGCCAACATAAAAACAGCCTGCTTTCAGCGCCTCGGCGATCGGGAAATCATCGATCTTAGGATCGTGGGTGACAGCGACCAACGCCGTATAGGCGTCTAGCGGGCGCTCCTTCAAAACATCCACCGGCCAGTCGGCAACGAGATCGACGCCATCGAATCGCTCCGGTGTCGCAAAAGCGGTGCGCGGATCAATGATGCGGATGTCAAAGCCGGCCAGCTCGGCCATACCAGCCAAAACCTGGCTGATATGCACGGCGCCGATGACAACGATTTGCGGG comes from the Rhizobium sp. NXC24 genome and includes:
- a CDS encoding molybdopterin-binding/glycosyltransferase family 2 protein encodes the protein MIFGDFATAEAEGAVLAHSIRLPDGSLAKGHVLDRADLDRLIAANISHVTAARIAPDDLMEDEAAAQLARAIAPDHLTFSEAATGRVNVHSAVDGLFVANRAAVDRLNRVDPAITLACLADHVPVRRGDMVATFKIIPLAVSGEKVAAGIDILRQTTVFEVKPFQPHAVSLIATELPSLKTSVMDKTARILAQRLQLAGSTLEREERVAHRAPAVAEAIGKALRAEDQSPKLVIVFGASAVIDAGDVIPEAIRLAEGQVIQVGMPVDPGNLLVLGRIGDVYIVGAPGCARSPKENGFDWVLDRILAGEKPTPHEISGMGVGGLLMEIQSRPRPRDIAVKPEAQISVAVVLLAAGKARRMGEGGPHKLLAEFDGIPLVRRSAATAMASGASAVIVVTGHRREEIEQALAGLAIERVHNPDYASGMASSLVAGISAPFAQRADGALVMLADMPGVTSDDLKTLIAAFRKANGQAIVRAVSRGKRGNPVILPRAVFDAVMRLEGDVGARHIIETAGLAVIDVDIGDAAHLDVDTPEAVLAAGGILKG
- a CDS encoding XdhC family protein encodes the protein MDRQILAKLNALRRARQAAVLVTDLSGGPDRLIVEGEALDGPFADAVASAFRSGKSSAVDIAGESLFLNVHLPPPQIVVIGAVHISQVLAGMAELAGFDIRIIDPRTAFATPERFDGVDLVADWPVDVLKERPLDAYTALVAVTHDPKIDDFPIAEALKAGCFYVGALGSRKTHASRVERLKHEGLTDADLARIHAPIGLPIGASSPAEIAVAILAEIIAALRGRDVSSPKGDRR